In Paramisgurnus dabryanus chromosome 14, PD_genome_1.1, whole genome shotgun sequence, one genomic interval encodes:
- the LOC135718778 gene encoding uncharacterized protein isoform X2 gives MKLRRASVLKGPQQNVKGFQASKSNRVSKHGSSRMNAGSTCSEISSLVLSDTDSSQSDGNIIDLTVVKDHVRDIKEPPKRSRGGTLIQLSEEEEEMPKFMKSQADSSGTVQKISLDPAGMAEDTLGKIRLMSKCSRSPYEFEGDEESGSALDKSSAEFSVKSGPSSPNLTVNTARCRNCESLFGKMRRQPSSKTKNRDKNPASLSCDQWILLKEWHPRKGRRRKKGLLWTSLIQIRKLAEQGSVFKARSQTVCSRPHVFQQRNLRRCKYLASIHTDLSLTKAKLQHRKRRRPVAWPPVGGYKPVKRKSSMNNTLSQQLLSPELTITNTQKSKPQVVELSVLNASSRQNSHPFSKQKRNNVQDKLDKQEVCDGVEGTRRVLRFDATPEVVAVETAKKNQDPQRRLESGEICEAQEGVKTKDSNCPQEEFFEDSDGFKTPTDLFSVKPVIKRGSQQKVPASGDTKHTLQTANFRSMLATMAKNQNKIIKETFQ, from the exons ATGAAACTGCGACGAGCCTCAGTCCTTAAAGGGCCACAGCAAAATGTCAAGGGCTTCCAGGCATCAAAGagcaacagagtttcaaagcaTGGTTCCTCTAGGATGAACGCTGGTTCCACCTGCTCTGAGATCAGCTCTTTAGTATTAAGTGACACTGACTCTAGCCAGTCGGATGGGAATATTATTGACCTCACTGTAGTCAAAGACCATGTGAGAGATATTAAAGAGCCACCAAAGAGAAGTAGAGGTGGGACATTAATCCAGTTAagtgaagaagaagaagagatgCCAAAGTTTATGAAATCTCAAGCGGACTCATCCGGAACGGTTCAGAAGATCTCCCTGGATCCAGCAGGAATGGCTGAAGACACTTTAGGAAAAATCAGATTGATGAGTAAGTGCTCTAGAAGCCCTTATGAATTTGAAGGAGATGAAGAATCTGGATCTGCATTGGATAAATCCAGCGCTGAATTTTCGGTGAAATCGGGTCCCAGCTCCCCTAATCTCACTGTTAATACGGCAAGATGCAGAAATTGTGAGAGTCTTTTTGGCAAAATGAGAAGACAACCATCTTCTAAAACGAAAAACAGAGACAAGA ATCCAGCATCATTATCTTGTGACCAGTGGATACTTCTTAAAGAGTGGCATCCTCGGAAAGGTCGCCGTAGGAAGAAGGG ATTGTTGTGGACCAGCCTGATTCAGATCAGAAAGCTGGCAGAACAAGGCTCCGTTTTTAAGGCCAGAAGTCAGACTGTCTGCTCCAGACCTCATGTGTTCCAGCAGCG GAATTTACGTCGTTGCAAGTATTTGGCCTCCATTCACACCGACCTGTCCTTGACCAAAGCAAAGCTCCAGCATCGTAAGAGACGGCGACCTGTGGCCTGGCCACCCGTCGGTGGATACAAACCGGTTAAAAGGAAGTCTTCCATGAACAACACTTTATCCCAGCAGCTCTTATCACCCGAACTCACCATCACCAATACACAGAAAAGTAAACCACAAGTTGTTGAGTTGTCAGTATTAAACGCAAGTTCCAGACAGAACTCTCATCCCTTCTCCAAACAGAAGAGGAATAATGTCCAGGACAAATTGGACAAGCAGGAAGTGTGCGATGGCGTAGAGGGAACGCGACGGGTGCTGAGATTTGATGCCACGCCTGAAGTTGTTGCCGTGGAAACTGCCAAAAAGAATCAGGACCCTCAGCGACGGCTTGAAAGTGGAGAGATTTGTGAAGCCCAGGAAGGTGTCAAGACCAAGGACTCGAATTGCCCGCAGGAGGAGTTTTTTGAAGATTCAGATGGTTTTAAGACACCGACAGATCTGTTCAGCGTGAAACCTGTGATTAAAAGAGGGAGCCAACAAAAAGTCCCAGCCTCTGGTGATACTAAACATACTCTACAGACGGCAAACTTCAGGTCCATGTTAGCCACTATGGCGAAGAATCAGAACAAGATTATTAAAGAAACTTTTcagtga
- the nxph2b gene encoding neurexophilin-2b, with the protein MCQCYSALLVLCLHMVTCGAELRTAVSRLGWSESDKEASNPPYGSRSGNLKSMRLFPHPSQSDTQSHDAPPDPGALDLWTWLSNQTDTEGILSRAKRRPYVKTGKFKKMFGWGDFHSNIKTVKLNLLITGKIVDHGNGTFSVYFRHNSTGLGNVSVSLVPPSKSVDFEITQQETIEVPKDNKAFNCRVEYEKTDRSKRTSVCSDFPNRVCLQEQTQSHVSWLCSKPFKVICIYIDFFSADYKLVQKVCPDYNYHSDTPYTSVG; encoded by the exons ATGTGTCAGTGTTACTCTGCGCTGCTTGTGCTCTGTTTGCACATg GTGACTTGTGGAGCAGAGCTCAGAACAGCTGTGTCTCGTCTGGGTTGGAGTGAAAGTGATAAGGAGGCGAGCAACCCTCCTTACGGCTCTCGTTCGGGGAATCTCAAATCCATGCGGCTTTTCCCCCACCCGTCCCAATCTGACACTCAAAGCCACGATGCTCCTCCAGACCCCGGAGCACTAGATCTGTGGACTTGGTTATCAAACCAAACCGACACAGAAGGCATCCTCTCCAGGGCCAAACGTCGTCCCTATGTGAAAACCGGCAAGTTTAAGAAGATGTTCGGCTGGGGCGACTTTCATTCAAACATCAAAACGGTCAAGCTAAACCTACTCATCACCGGGAAAATTGTCGATCACGGCAACGGAACCTTTAGTGTGTATTTCCGTCACAATTCTACCGGACTCGGCAACGTATCCGTCAGCCTGGTCCCACCGTCCAAGTCCGTTGATTTTGAGATCACTCAGCAGGAAACGATAGAGGTGCCTAAAGACAATAAGGCTTTCAATTGTCGCGTGGAGTACGAGAAGACAGACCGGAGCAAGAGGACGTCCGTTTGCAGCGACTTCCCGAACAGGGTCTGTCTCCAGGAGCAGACCCAGAGTCATGTGTCCTGGCTTTGCTCCAAGCCCTTTAAAGTCATCTGCATCTACATTGACTTCTTCAGTGCAGACTACAAGCTGGTGCAGAAGGTCTGTCCAGACTACAACTACCACAGTGACACTCCCTATACTTCTGTGGGATAG
- the LOC135718778 gene encoding uncharacterized protein isoform X1 — translation MDFSEQTGFRRFEREECFHYLANFPQRQESGCSREVNVLVISEVSTRSVFMKLRRASVLKGPQQNVKGFQASKSNRVSKHGSSRMNAGSTCSEISSLVLSDTDSSQSDGNIIDLTVVKDHVRDIKEPPKRSRGGTLIQLSEEEEEMPKFMKSQADSSGTVQKISLDPAGMAEDTLGKIRLMSKCSRSPYEFEGDEESGSALDKSSAEFSVKSGPSSPNLTVNTARCRNCESLFGKMRRQPSSKTKNRDKNPASLSCDQWILLKEWHPRKGRRRKKGLLWTSLIQIRKLAEQGSVFKARSQTVCSRPHVFQQRNLRRCKYLASIHTDLSLTKAKLQHRKRRRPVAWPPVGGYKPVKRKSSMNNTLSQQLLSPELTITNTQKSKPQVVELSVLNASSRQNSHPFSKQKRNNVQDKLDKQEVCDGVEGTRRVLRFDATPEVVAVETAKKNQDPQRRLESGEICEAQEGVKTKDSNCPQEEFFEDSDGFKTPTDLFSVKPVIKRGSQQKVPASGDTKHTLQTANFRSMLATMAKNQNKIIKETFQ, via the exons ATGGACTTTTCAGAGCAAACCGGCTTCAGACGTTTCGAGAGAGA GGAATGCTTCCATTACCTCGCTAACTTTCCTCAAAGACAAGAGTCAGGATGCAGCAGAGAG GTGAATGTTTTGGTTATCAGTGAGGTCTCTACCAGATCTGTCTTCATGAAACTGCGACGAGCCTCAGTCCTTAAAGGGCCACAGCAAAATGTCAAGGGCTTCCAGGCATCAAAGagcaacagagtttcaaagcaTGGTTCCTCTAGGATGAACGCTGGTTCCACCTGCTCTGAGATCAGCTCTTTAGTATTAAGTGACACTGACTCTAGCCAGTCGGATGGGAATATTATTGACCTCACTGTAGTCAAAGACCATGTGAGAGATATTAAAGAGCCACCAAAGAGAAGTAGAGGTGGGACATTAATCCAGTTAagtgaagaagaagaagagatgCCAAAGTTTATGAAATCTCAAGCGGACTCATCCGGAACGGTTCAGAAGATCTCCCTGGATCCAGCAGGAATGGCTGAAGACACTTTAGGAAAAATCAGATTGATGAGTAAGTGCTCTAGAAGCCCTTATGAATTTGAAGGAGATGAAGAATCTGGATCTGCATTGGATAAATCCAGCGCTGAATTTTCGGTGAAATCGGGTCCCAGCTCCCCTAATCTCACTGTTAATACGGCAAGATGCAGAAATTGTGAGAGTCTTTTTGGCAAAATGAGAAGACAACCATCTTCTAAAACGAAAAACAGAGACAAGA ATCCAGCATCATTATCTTGTGACCAGTGGATACTTCTTAAAGAGTGGCATCCTCGGAAAGGTCGCCGTAGGAAGAAGGG ATTGTTGTGGACCAGCCTGATTCAGATCAGAAAGCTGGCAGAACAAGGCTCCGTTTTTAAGGCCAGAAGTCAGACTGTCTGCTCCAGACCTCATGTGTTCCAGCAGCG GAATTTACGTCGTTGCAAGTATTTGGCCTCCATTCACACCGACCTGTCCTTGACCAAAGCAAAGCTCCAGCATCGTAAGAGACGGCGACCTGTGGCCTGGCCACCCGTCGGTGGATACAAACCGGTTAAAAGGAAGTCTTCCATGAACAACACTTTATCCCAGCAGCTCTTATCACCCGAACTCACCATCACCAATACACAGAAAAGTAAACCACAAGTTGTTGAGTTGTCAGTATTAAACGCAAGTTCCAGACAGAACTCTCATCCCTTCTCCAAACAGAAGAGGAATAATGTCCAGGACAAATTGGACAAGCAGGAAGTGTGCGATGGCGTAGAGGGAACGCGACGGGTGCTGAGATTTGATGCCACGCCTGAAGTTGTTGCCGTGGAAACTGCCAAAAAGAATCAGGACCCTCAGCGACGGCTTGAAAGTGGAGAGATTTGTGAAGCCCAGGAAGGTGTCAAGACCAAGGACTCGAATTGCCCGCAGGAGGAGTTTTTTGAAGATTCAGATGGTTTTAAGACACCGACAGATCTGTTCAGCGTGAAACCTGTGATTAAAAGAGGGAGCCAACAAAAAGTCCCAGCCTCTGGTGATACTAAACATACTCTACAGACGGCAAACTTCAGGTCCATGTTAGCCACTATGGCGAAGAATCAGAACAAGATTATTAAAGAAACTTTTcagtga
- the spoplb gene encoding speckle-type POZ protein-like B isoform X1, protein MSRVPTPPPPGEMTSGPVAESWCYTQVKVVKFSYMWTINNFSFCREEMGEVVRSSTFSSGPNDKMKWCLRVNPKGLDDESKDYLSLYLLLVSCPKSEVRAKFKFSLLNAKREETKAMDRTSESQRAYRFVQGKDWGFKKFIRRDFLLDEANGLLPDDKLTLFCEVSVVQDSVNISGQSNTNMLKVPECQLSDDLGNLWEGSRFTDCSLFVGGQEFKAHKSILAARSPVFNAMFEHKMEESKKNRVDISDVEPDVFREMMVFIYTGKAPNLEKMADNLLAAADKYALERLKVLCEEALCNSLSVENVADILILADLHSAEQLKAQAIDFINRCSILRQLGCKDGKNWNSNHAADIMETAGWKAMIQSHPHLVAEAFRALASAQCPPFGLPRKRLKQS, encoded by the exons ATGTCACGGGTTCCCACACCTCCTCCCCCAGGGGAAATGACATCAGGACCTGTAGCGGAGAGCTGGTGTTACACACAG GTAAAAGTTGTGAAGTTTTCTTACATGTGGACGATAAACAACTTCAGCTTCTGTCGGGAGGAGATGGGAGAAGTCGTGAGAAGCTCGACCTTCTCGTCTGGCCCAAACGACAAGATGAAATG GTGTCTAAGAGTGAATCCAAAGGGTCTGGATGATGAGAGTAAAGATTATCTCTCTCTGTACTTACTGCTTGTTAGTTGTCCCAAAAGTGAAGTGAGAGCAAAGTTCAAGTTTTCTTTACTGAACGCCAAAAGAGAAGAAACTAAAGCCATG GACCGCACTTCAGAAAGCCAAAGAGCCTACCGCTTCGTCCAGGGAAAGGACTGGGGCTTTAAGAAGTTCATCAGGCGAGATTTTCTGCTCGACGAAGCAAATGGACTTCTTCCAGATGACAAACTTACTCTGTTCTGTGAG gTAAGTGTGGTCCAGGACTCTGTGAATATCTCGGGCCAATCTAACACAAACATGCTAAAGGTCCCAGAGTGTCAACTTTCCGATGACTTGGGGAACCTATGGGAAGGCTCCAGGTTCACAGACTGCAGCTTGTTCGTTGGAGGACAAGAGTTTAAAGCGCACAAATCCATACTGGCAG CGAGGTCGCCAGTTTTCAATGCTATGTTTGAACACAAAATGGAGGAGAGTAAAAAA AACCGCGTGGACATCAGTGATGTCGAACCGGATGTATTTCGAGAAATGATGGTATTTATTTACACTGGTAAAGCTCCTAACCTGGAGAAAATGGCCGACAACCTGTTAGCTGCTGCAGACAAG TATGCTCTGGAAAGATTAAAAGTATTATGTGAAGAGGCTCTCTGTAACAGTCTGTCTGTAGAGAATGTGGCCGACATCCTCATTCTGGCTGACCTGCACAGTGCAGAGCAGCTTAAAGCACAAGCCATAGACTTCATTAATAG GTGCAGCATTCTCAGACAGCTGGGCTGTAAAGATGGCAAGAACTGGAATAGCAA TCACGCTGCAGATATAATGGAGACGGCCGGTTGGAAGGCGATGATTCAGTCTCATCCTCACTTAGTGGCCGAGGCATTTCGTGCTCTCGCCTCCGCCCAGTGCCCCCCTTTTGGTTTGCCTAGGAAACGGCTAAAACAGTCCTGA
- the spoplb gene encoding speckle-type POZ protein-like B isoform X2 yields MSRVPTPPPPGEMTSGPVAESWCYTQVKVVKFSYMWTINNFSFCREEMGEVVRSSTFSSGPNDKMKWCLRVNPKGLDDESKDYLSLYLLLVSCPKSEVRAKFKFSLLNAKREETKAMESQRAYRFVQGKDWGFKKFIRRDFLLDEANGLLPDDKLTLFCEVSVVQDSVNISGQSNTNMLKVPECQLSDDLGNLWEGSRFTDCSLFVGGQEFKAHKSILAARSPVFNAMFEHKMEESKKNRVDISDVEPDVFREMMVFIYTGKAPNLEKMADNLLAAADKYALERLKVLCEEALCNSLSVENVADILILADLHSAEQLKAQAIDFINRCSILRQLGCKDGKNWNSNHAADIMETAGWKAMIQSHPHLVAEAFRALASAQCPPFGLPRKRLKQS; encoded by the exons ATGTCACGGGTTCCCACACCTCCTCCCCCAGGGGAAATGACATCAGGACCTGTAGCGGAGAGCTGGTGTTACACACAG GTAAAAGTTGTGAAGTTTTCTTACATGTGGACGATAAACAACTTCAGCTTCTGTCGGGAGGAGATGGGAGAAGTCGTGAGAAGCTCGACCTTCTCGTCTGGCCCAAACGACAAGATGAAATG GTGTCTAAGAGTGAATCCAAAGGGTCTGGATGATGAGAGTAAAGATTATCTCTCTCTGTACTTACTGCTTGTTAGTTGTCCCAAAAGTGAAGTGAGAGCAAAGTTCAAGTTTTCTTTACTGAACGCCAAAAGAGAAGAAACTAAAGCCATGG AAAGCCAAAGAGCCTACCGCTTCGTCCAGGGAAAGGACTGGGGCTTTAAGAAGTTCATCAGGCGAGATTTTCTGCTCGACGAAGCAAATGGACTTCTTCCAGATGACAAACTTACTCTGTTCTGTGAG gTAAGTGTGGTCCAGGACTCTGTGAATATCTCGGGCCAATCTAACACAAACATGCTAAAGGTCCCAGAGTGTCAACTTTCCGATGACTTGGGGAACCTATGGGAAGGCTCCAGGTTCACAGACTGCAGCTTGTTCGTTGGAGGACAAGAGTTTAAAGCGCACAAATCCATACTGGCAG CGAGGTCGCCAGTTTTCAATGCTATGTTTGAACACAAAATGGAGGAGAGTAAAAAA AACCGCGTGGACATCAGTGATGTCGAACCGGATGTATTTCGAGAAATGATGGTATTTATTTACACTGGTAAAGCTCCTAACCTGGAGAAAATGGCCGACAACCTGTTAGCTGCTGCAGACAAG TATGCTCTGGAAAGATTAAAAGTATTATGTGAAGAGGCTCTCTGTAACAGTCTGTCTGTAGAGAATGTGGCCGACATCCTCATTCTGGCTGACCTGCACAGTGCAGAGCAGCTTAAAGCACAAGCCATAGACTTCATTAATAG GTGCAGCATTCTCAGACAGCTGGGCTGTAAAGATGGCAAGAACTGGAATAGCAA TCACGCTGCAGATATAATGGAGACGGCCGGTTGGAAGGCGATGATTCAGTCTCATCCTCACTTAGTGGCCGAGGCATTTCGTGCTCTCGCCTCCGCCCAGTGCCCCCCTTTTGGTTTGCCTAGGAAACGGCTAAAACAGTCCTGA